A DNA window from Ornithobacterium rhinotracheale DSM 15997 contains the following coding sequences:
- the dapB gene encoding 4-hydroxy-tetrahydrodipicolinate reductase — MNIAIVGYGKMGKTIERLAKEKGHKIAVIFDKTPTHSELRDHNIDVAIEFSHPDAAFENLNVLLGSNIPTVCGTTGWLGKLDQIEQKVTQYNGSFLYASNFSLGVNLFFEIVQQTAQLMKDQDLYDLKLTEIHHTQKKDAPSGTAITIAEKIMQKTGFEHWSLDKKEGKKDIPIYALREPEVPGTHIVEYFSDIDSIELKHTANSRDGFALGAIKAAEYIYDKKGIFTMKDVLGI, encoded by the coding sequence ATGAATATAGCCATTGTAGGATACGGAAAAATGGGGAAAACAATTGAGCGTTTAGCCAAAGAAAAAGGGCACAAAATTGCCGTAATTTTCGACAAAACGCCCACACACTCAGAGTTGAGAGATCACAACATTGATGTGGCTATTGAGTTTTCGCATCCAGATGCTGCTTTTGAGAATTTAAATGTTTTGCTCGGTAGCAATATCCCTACGGTATGTGGCACAACAGGTTGGCTTGGGAAACTTGACCAAATCGAGCAAAAAGTTACGCAATACAATGGTTCTTTTCTTTATGCCTCTAATTTTAGCTTGGGCGTGAATCTATTTTTTGAAATCGTGCAGCAAACGGCTCAACTGATGAAAGATCAAGATTTGTATGATTTAAAACTTACAGAAATTCACCATACGCAAAAGAAAGATGCACCAAGCGGAACCGCAATTACCATCGCCGAAAAAATTATGCAAAAAACAGGTTTTGAGCATTGGTCTTTGGACAAAAAAGAAGGCAAAAAAGACATTCCGATTTATGCTTTGCGCGAACCAGAAGTACCTGGAACACACATTGTAGAATATTTTTCAGACATAGATTCTATTGAGCTAAAACATACAGCTAATTCAAGAGATGGTTTTGCGTTGGGAGCTATAAAAGCAGCAGAATATATTTATGATAAAAAAGGAATTTTTACGATGAAAGATGTTTTAGGAATTTAA
- a CDS encoding DUF5683 domain-containing protein, which translates to MKIKFSILGFFLMFSVFAQFIENKEISKDSIYISQPLDSVQVYQKNPMKAALYSAVLPGLGQIYNKRYWKAPIVWGMIGTGVGITLWYQKKYDEYRDAFIAEINGKPNRYHGIYTKEVLAQAQDYQKRNRDYAIALTIVAYAVNILDATVDAHLYEVRKDKDLKIKPVTIYSPATNELKPGLALSFTIK; encoded by the coding sequence ATGAAAATAAAATTTAGCATACTCGGCTTTTTTCTTATGTTTTCGGTTTTTGCTCAATTCATTGAAAATAAAGAAATTTCAAAGGATTCTATTTATATATCTCAGCCACTAGACAGCGTTCAAGTCTACCAAAAAAATCCTATGAAAGCGGCTCTTTATTCAGCCGTTTTGCCAGGATTAGGGCAGATTTACAACAAACGCTATTGGAAAGCCCCGATTGTTTGGGGAATGATTGGCACAGGAGTAGGAATTACGCTTTGGTACCAGAAAAAGTATGATGAATACCGAGATGCTTTTATTGCAGAAATCAATGGAAAGCCAAATAGATACCACGGCATTTATACCAAAGAAGTACTTGCTCAAGCGCAAGATTACCAAAAACGAAATCGGGATTATGCCATTGCGCTTACTATTGTGGCATATGCGGTGAACATCTTAGACGCGACCGTGGATGCGCACCTATACGAAGTAAGAAAAGACAAAGATTTAAAAATAAAACCTGTAACTATTTATAGTCCAGCTACCAACGAGCTAAAACCTGGACTTGCTTTAAGTTTTACAATAAAATAA
- a CDS encoding ParB/RepB/Spo0J family partition protein, producing MAKEKKRALGRGLSSLLVAQDENVNSANDAGAKDLVGNIVEIAIDKIVPYANQPRTYFDETALEELAQSIREIGIIQPITVRKNGDKFELISGERRYRASQLAGLESIPAFVRLADDAVMLEMALVENIQREDLDAIEVALSFQRLIDEINLTQEEMSKRVGKNRSTITNYLRLLKLDPIIQTGIRDGMISMGHGKALIGIESPEEQLEVYEKIIAKALSVRQTEQLVKSLKNNDSAEAPKEKSTLPNDFKKTQNDWSQKWGTKVEIKRNNKGKGKIILNFSSDADFQRLKDLLQ from the coding sequence ATGGCTAAAGAAAAGAAAAGAGCATTAGGGCGTGGGCTTTCAAGTTTATTGGTGGCACAAGATGAAAATGTGAACTCAGCCAATGATGCGGGAGCTAAAGATTTGGTGGGAAATATTGTAGAAATCGCCATAGATAAAATCGTTCCCTATGCCAATCAGCCAAGAACTTATTTCGACGAAACAGCACTAGAAGAATTAGCACAATCCATTAGAGAAATCGGGATAATTCAACCCATTACCGTAAGAAAAAATGGTGATAAATTTGAATTAATCTCAGGAGAAAGACGCTATCGTGCTTCGCAATTGGCAGGTTTAGAGAGCATTCCAGCCTTTGTGCGCTTGGCAGATGATGCAGTGATGCTCGAAATGGCTTTGGTAGAAAACATTCAGCGAGAGGATTTAGATGCCATTGAAGTGGCTTTGAGTTTTCAACGCTTAATTGATGAAATAAACCTTACTCAAGAGGAAATGAGTAAACGAGTGGGGAAAAACCGCTCTACCATTACCAATTATCTTCGTTTATTGAAACTAGACCCAATTATCCAGACAGGAATCCGAGATGGCATGATTTCTATGGGGCACGGAAAGGCACTTATTGGGATTGAATCACCCGAGGAGCAACTTGAAGTCTACGAAAAAATCATTGCAAAAGCATTATCTGTGCGCCAAACAGAGCAATTAGTGAAGAGTTTGAAAAACAATGATTCGGCAGAAGCTCCTAAAGAAAAAAGCACTTTGCCAAATGATTTTAAGAAAACACAGAACGACTGGAGCCAAAAATGGGGCACAAAAGTGGAAATCAAACGAAATAATAAAGGAAAGGGGAAAATTATTTTAAACTTCTCGTCTGATGCCGATTTCCAACGACTAAAAGATCTGCTTCAATGA
- a CDS encoding ParA family protein, whose product MGKIIAIANQKGGVGKTTTAINLSAAVGILEKKTLLIDADPQANASSGLGIDIENVEKGTYEVLEHEVSAKDAIVKTDSPNLDLIPAHVDLVAAEIELVDTEEREFMLQKALAPIKDEYDYIFIDCAPSLGLITLNALTAADSVIIPIQCEYFALEGLGKLLNTIKRVQQYHNPSLDIEGLLLTMYDARLRLSNQVVEEVRSHFPNMVFETIIQRNVRVSEAPSFGESIIKYDAASRGAENYLHLAHEFLKNNNDKI is encoded by the coding sequence CCATTAATCTATCGGCAGCGGTAGGAATTTTAGAAAAAAAGACACTTCTCATCGATGCAGATCCGCAAGCCAACGCTTCGTCGGGCTTGGGCATTGATATAGAAAATGTTGAAAAGGGAACTTATGAAGTGCTTGAACATGAGGTTTCTGCCAAAGATGCAATTGTAAAAACAGATTCTCCGAATTTGGATTTAATCCCTGCGCATGTGGATTTAGTGGCTGCCGAAATCGAATTGGTAGATACAGAAGAGCGTGAATTTATGTTGCAAAAGGCTTTGGCTCCTATCAAAGACGAATACGATTACATTTTTATAGATTGTGCACCATCGCTTGGGCTTATTACTTTAAACGCCCTTACTGCGGCAGATTCTGTAATTATCCCAATCCAGTGCGAATATTTTGCATTGGAAGGTTTGGGCAAATTGCTCAATACCATCAAGCGTGTGCAACAGTATCACAATCCTTCGCTCGATATCGAAGGGCTTTTGCTCACTATGTACGATGCGAGACTTAGACTATCCAACCAAGTGGTAGAAGAAGTAAGGAGCCACTTCCCAAATATGGTTTTTGAAACCATTATTCAGCGAAATGTGCGTGTGAGCGAAGCACCAAGTTTTGGTGAATCTATCATAAAATATGACGCGGCAAGCCGTGGTGCAGAAAATTATTTGCACCTTGCACATGAATTTTTGAAAAATAACAACGATAAAATTTAA